In Neoarius graeffei isolate fNeoGra1 chromosome 15, fNeoGra1.pri, whole genome shotgun sequence, a single genomic region encodes these proteins:
- the marchf2 gene encoding LOW QUALITY PROTEIN: E3 ubiquitin-protein ligase MARCHF2 (The sequence of the model RefSeq protein was modified relative to this genomic sequence to represent the inferred CDS: inserted 1 base in 1 codon; substituted 1 base at 1 genomic stop codon), which produces MTTGECCHLPGSLCDCTGNAALSKTVEESDDRRAQYVTQVTAKDGRLLSTVIKALGTQSDGPICWICHKGXLSPCDCTGTLGTVHKSCLEKWLSSSNTSYCELGHTEFTIERRPRPLTEWLKDPGPRNEKRTLFCDMVCFLFITPLAAISGWLCLRGAQDHLHFNSRLEAVGLIALTIALFTTHILCPQALYRYRYQLYCRWRXTNQTVHLIIPDAKIAHSTQYSLHSTKLLKKTSDKIIV; this is translated from the exons ATGACAACAGGGGAGTGTTGCCACCTGCCAGGCTCGCTGTGCGACTGCACCGGCAATGCTGCCCTGTCCAAAACCGTGGAGGAGTCAGATGATCGCAGGGCGCAGTACGTCACACAGGTCACGGCTAAAGACGGACGCCTGCTCTCCACTGTCATTAAAGCCCTGGGCACACAGAG TGATGGTCCAATTTGCTGGATCTGTCATAAGG TCCTTTCGCCATGTGACTGCACTGGCACACTGGGTACAGTGCACAAGAGCTGCTTGGAGAAGTGGCTGTCTTCCTCCAACACCAGCTACTGCGAGCTGGGTCACACAGAGTTCACCATCGAGCGCAGGCCGAGGCCTCTCACAGAG TGGCTTAAGGACCCTGGGCCGAGAAACGAGAAGCGCACACTGTTCTGTGACATGGTGTGCTTCCTGTTCATTACGCCCCTGGCAGCCATATCAGGCTGGCTGTGCCTGCGAGGGGCTCAGGACCACCTACACTTCAACAGTCGTCTGGAGGCAGTAGGCCTCATCGCTCTTACCATCGCTCTGTtcaccacacaca TTCTTTGTCCACAGGCATTATATCGCTACCGCTATCAGTTGTACTGCAGGTGGAGATGAACCAATCAGACAGTGCACCTGATCATTCCTGATGCCAAGATTGCCCATTCTACCCAGTATTCTTTGCACTCCACGAAGTTGCTGAAAAAAACATCAGACAAGATCATCGTATGA
- the rab11ba gene encoding RAB11B, member RAS oncogene family, a isoform X1, giving the protein MGTRDDEYDYLFKVVLIGDSGVGKSNLLSRFTRNEFNLESKSTIGVEFATRSIQVDGKTIKAQIWDTAGQERYRAITSAYYRGAVGALLVYDIAKHLTYENVERWLKELRDHADNNIVIMLVGNKSDLRHLRAVPTDEARAFAEKNNLSFIETSALDSTNVEEAFKNILTEIYRIVSQKQIADRSAHDESPGNNVVDISVPPTTDGLKGSKFQCCQNL; this is encoded by the exons ATGGGAACTCGAGATGATGagtatgattatttatttaaag tgGTGCTCATTGGAGACTCTGGTGTGGGGAAGAGTAACCTGCTGTCCCGTTTCACACGCAATGAGTTCAACCTGGAGAGCAAGAGCACCATCGGTGTGGAGTTTGCTACCCGAAGCATTCAAGTGGATGGAAAAACCATAAAAGCTCAGATTTGGGACACAGCAGGACAGGAGCGCTACAGAGCAATCACATCAGC GTATTACCGGGGTGCAGTCGGCGCTCTTCTGGTGTATGACATTGCCAAGCACCTGACCTATGAGAACGTAGAGCGCTGGCTGAAGGAGCTGCGTGACCATGCGGACAACAACATTGTCATTATGTTGGTGGGAAACAAAAGTGACCTGAGGCACCTCCGAGCTGTGCCCACTGACGAGGCCCGGGCCTTTGCAG aaaaGAACAACCTGTCTTTCATTGAGACTTCAGCTTTGGACTCCACAAATGTCGAAGAGGCTTTTAAAAATATACTCACAG AAATCTATCGCATTGTATCACAAAAGCAGATTGCAGACAGGTCTGCACATGACGAGTCTCCTGGCAACAACGTGGTGGACATCAGTGTCCCTCCTACCACTGATGGGCTGAAAGGCAGCAAATTCCAGTGCTGCCAGAACCTGTGA
- the rab11ba gene encoding RAB11B, member RAS oncogene family, a isoform X2, whose product MMMVLIGDSGVGKSNLLSRFTRNEFNLESKSTIGVEFATRSIQVDGKTIKAQIWDTAGQERYRAITSAYYRGAVGALLVYDIAKHLTYENVERWLKELRDHADNNIVIMLVGNKSDLRHLRAVPTDEARAFAEKNNLSFIETSALDSTNVEEAFKNILTEIYRIVSQKQIADRSAHDESPGNNVVDISVPPTTDGLKGSKFQCCQNL is encoded by the exons ATGATGa tgGTGCTCATTGGAGACTCTGGTGTGGGGAAGAGTAACCTGCTGTCCCGTTTCACACGCAATGAGTTCAACCTGGAGAGCAAGAGCACCATCGGTGTGGAGTTTGCTACCCGAAGCATTCAAGTGGATGGAAAAACCATAAAAGCTCAGATTTGGGACACAGCAGGACAGGAGCGCTACAGAGCAATCACATCAGC GTATTACCGGGGTGCAGTCGGCGCTCTTCTGGTGTATGACATTGCCAAGCACCTGACCTATGAGAACGTAGAGCGCTGGCTGAAGGAGCTGCGTGACCATGCGGACAACAACATTGTCATTATGTTGGTGGGAAACAAAAGTGACCTGAGGCACCTCCGAGCTGTGCCCACTGACGAGGCCCGGGCCTTTGCAG aaaaGAACAACCTGTCTTTCATTGAGACTTCAGCTTTGGACTCCACAAATGTCGAAGAGGCTTTTAAAAATATACTCACAG AAATCTATCGCATTGTATCACAAAAGCAGATTGCAGACAGGTCTGCACATGACGAGTCTCCTGGCAACAACGTGGTGGACATCAGTGTCCCTCCTACCACTGATGGGCTGAAAGGCAGCAAATTCCAGTGCTGCCAGAACCTGTGA